ACTATTTTCTTTTTGCATCGTTTTGGAGGAAGTCCCAAACCTGTTTAAGAAGTTTCTCTATAAGCAGTACTTGTCTTTTCTCTGTTAAGTTTTTTGATTTCCAGAATCCTAACAATTCTATGCCGCTTTTTCTCTCTTCTGCTGTGACCGGTTGCGCGGTCTTTGCCAAGTTCTCCCACAAGACATTCAAGATCAAACAGTTTCTTGCTAAGAAGCGGAAACAGAACCGTCTCATTCCACAATGGATCCGTATGAAAACTGGCAATAAGATCAGGTACAACTCCAAAAGGAGGCACTGGAGGACCACCAAGCTGGGCCTCTGAAGAGAAGCTGCTCCAGCCCTTGTAGCACATCTTGGTCTGCATCAAGACTTCATATGGCCCTTTGCCACCAACCCGCCACAGCCGTATTTTCAAAGCTGACTCACGTTGTGCATATTTTCTTTAACAGACCTTTATTTTCACAATGGCTTTTTTGAAAGAATTAAAAccaaataatggggggggggaaacaattcTATGCCACCTAGCTCAACAGCACTTGACTAGCTGCTAGTTTTGTGAATGCAGGAAGAACCTCAGAATTTGACAGTCTGTATTTAAAACTGACTACAGTTTTCCAGATAAAGGCTGAGCTATTTGGGAGGCTCAGCTCAAGTCTCACAACTGCAGGAGCTATGCAGAATGGTAGTGGGAGTATTTTACAGATGAAAGTTTGCATAAGAGCCTTATAAGTTTTCAAGAATTCTGGCACATATTGATCTTCCAGATTACTGCTTCACTTATTGTCAgtgtaaaaatggagggaggggataCTTATTATGATTTAAAGCATCCCTTAAATTACTTCTTGGCTAATTCTTAGGACCAGCTCACAGCCCAAAGTGCTTCAGTTTACTTAGTTTAATTGTATGCtcgttttttatttatttattttattccatttgtgtcccgccctcctcgcctaggcgggctcagggcggctcacataggcatgcatgtgcatgagtaacacagtaatacattaaaaccataaaccatagaataatataaaaacataaaatacataaaatatttcgGTGctataatcttttttaaaaagtattgcaGTATACGGCAATACAATGTACTGTTGATAAGAACTGAATTGCAAGATCTCATGTTCCATCTTTACAGTGATGCAAAAGTCTTTGTAAAGTTGGTCCTTCTCCTTTGTTTCAGGAACCTCTGCTGTTTTAAATGTGTTACAATTTCAaattcaaaggggaaaaaaactagTGAGGCTACAACCAACAAGAGGAGGTTCTGGCTACACATGGGTCCCTAAGAATGCATGAAAATTAATTCATGGAGtggacatgaagctgccttgtactgagtcagaccactggtcttatccaggtcagtattgtctatttagATTggaaacagctctccagggtctcaggtggaggtctttctctTTACCCTACTTGCTGATCTTtaaaactggagatgtcagggatagGATAGGAATAAGGAATGGCATTTGATGCCAAGCGAAGAGAGAAATTAGCAACTTGACTACTCCTTTTGAGCATAAAAGCCCATCTGACTTAGTATTGCCTGTTTTGACTGGCAGCACCAGTTACCCAAGATCCATTAATTGCAAATACCAGGGACCGCACTCGAGACCTGTTCACACAGAATGTTTTACCACTGAGTGAACTGCTTTCCTTCCACAAATTCTTTAGGATCTGGGCCCATGAGTTTAAGATAAGGATGACGGTTCTTCACCATGAAATAGAAGCAACAATTAATCCTTATTGAGTGTGTATCACAAAAGTTAACTGACAGACCCAGCTTTAGAACAGGAAACCCCAGCCTTTCTGAGCCTattggcacctttggaattctaacactgCATGGTGGTGGGTgcagcagcaaaatggctgccactaaagCAACGTTTTGACAAGTCTGCACTGGCTAATCAGAACCACTGGGCTCCaagcactttctaaaaacacttgccagacaccaggaaaggtgtcaacaAGCACTATGGAGGCCAaaggcaccatgttggagacccctgctttagaggactGGCAGGAGACAAGCACCATATACTAACAAGTACATATTTTGtttataacttttttttaaaaaaaaatcaaaatacctTTTCAGTCTGTGCAGGCGATACGGTGTCTAGCAAGAAGAGACACACAGCCTGAACAAACAACAGATAGTGACTGTATTCCCACATCAACATAAAAGTGTATGTTGAAGCGCTCACCAACAGGTAGGAAAATCTCTGCAGCAGAAAAGGAAGCAAACAGGGAGAATTAAAAACCCAAACAGACGCCCTAGACGCAAAGCAAGTCCCAGTtcagtccctccctccccataagCCTAGAAAAATGGTAAGACTGAATTGGGCATTTAGGTTGCGGTCCAGGTCAAAGGGTTACATTAGAAACACTTGCCATGACATTTTACTAATTTGCCCTTGGAAACAGGAGGTCTAGCAGCTtccttcaaaaaaagaaaagaaataaaacctCGCATtactggagggggaggagaagagttggtttttacaccctgcccttcactacctggagtctcagagcggcttacaatttccttcccttcctccccccacaacagacaccctgtgaggtaggtggggctgtgactAACCCAGTGtcacctagcagctgcatgtgaaggagtggggaatcaaacttggttctccagattagagtccaccactcttaagcactacaccacagtggcttCTAACAAGATCCCACAGGCCCCAGAAGAGAGATGCTAACAAGAGCCCAGAGGTCCCGCAAGAGTTTCAGGGCCAGTGTATGCATATCAATATATAGCTCTCAAAAATGGCTGTCTATCTCATTTTTTCTATTCCGCCTTCCCTCCAAAAAGCTCAAAAAAGTGTAATTATTTAAAATCTGAGAAAATATAGTAGGAGGATAAAGCCTCACTGAGAGCAGAACTCAGCTTGTCTCTATAAAGACAGCAGGGAAGGGACCACACAAAACTCCTCACAAGCCTTTGGAAGAAAGGCAAGGAAAGCAAAAACTCTGAGATGGCAACAGGCCTGGTTTCTTGGAGGCCAACCTGGCTACTGTGTAAGAAGGCTGGTGATTTTTTGTATGACAGGTGACTCTCAAGATGATTAAGATCTTGCCAATTTAGGGCTCTAAAGATCCAAACTAGAAAGTCAACTTCAGCTGGGAAAGAAGACGGGTAGCCCTGCAAAAAGAAATAATGCAATGGCGCCAGCTCACACCCATCCATAAATGAGCAACAGTACTGCACCAGCCAGGACTCTGTGGGATAAAATATTTATACTAAATACATTTCATTTCAACATTTATAGTTTACCTCAGCGGAAGAATTTGTGCTGCTCTTTAAGTAGCCTGTAAGAGCTGCAACCTGACATGCAAAATACGGGAGAGCCCAATTTTCCCTTGATGGAATTGAGTAGTCTATTCTGGTTGTATCTGCCCTGGAAAAGAGACACAAACAAAAAGTAACAGACACATTTACTAAGTTATTTCTCAGAGACCAGATTGGACTATTGCTCTTATGTAATATATTAGTTCTTAAAAATAAGGACCTTTTGGGAACTGATCACCCATAGCCTTGCTATCTAACCCAATGTACTTCATATGGTTGAGAAGCAAATGCCATTTAAAGCAGATGTTTTAGCAACAGGAGTAACATTTTTGCTATCATTACTTGCAATGAAAAAGCAAGTTTCTCCTCAAAAAGAATTCAAAGCATGTCCCAGCCATTAAGAACCAAAGCAGCACAAACATGACCGGTGAAGCAACAGGCAAAAATGCCTTTCATTTCAACCGCTTTATTCTTCTAACATTTTCAACTGCAGTACGTGCATCTCCACAGAGGTGAAATATATCACTTAACAGAAACTTCCATAAATTTCTTCTTTTACCATAGTGCTGAaagcagaggaggaagaaaaaaataaagcCTTAGGGATTTGTTCAGTTCAAGGCAGTGAAACAGAAGAGTTAAGTGACAAGTCATTTAAAATTTAAAGCCTGCTTTACCTGTTAATAATGAACCAGGCAACTGTTAGCATCCCTGCTAGCCAAGTGCCGCTCATCAGCCAGCTGGTTACGAACAGCGCGGTCACATAAATCCCCTGAAGCCCAAACACTATGCCAATGTAAAAATAGACTGGCTCTATAACTTCCTGAAAATGAAagaggagactttttaaaaaacggaGAACAAGTTATGAAAAGGCACCAcaactgagccgccctgagtccgtttgcagagagggcaggatagataGAAATCTGAAGTAAACTGGGAATGGAAAGAGGAACACTTGAAAGGATAGAACAGACCTGACAGGGTAGGTCTCCAACATGGTGTTCATGGGAGCTAcagcacccaccaagtgttttcagatagttggcagggccaggtggggctattggctttggagatttgattggctgtacagattatTTAAAAGCATTATTTTGGTAGCAGCTATCACAACACAAGGGTCATCACAATATGACTGAAGGTACACTGGAGCAGCCAGAGTAGAATATACAGAGAAGCACTATTTCAGCAGACTATCCACTTGAGAAAAAGAGAACTTTCTGTAGTAGCCAAAAAATCTACACCATTCATGTTAAATCAGAAGGATATTCATATGGCATGACAGATATataagagaaaagcagagtataaatgtaaataataaattcagcaaatgagtatttttttttaaaaagtaattttgtTGCTGCTCCAGAAGAACTTATACCAGCTTATCTTGGTCTATGCAGCATTCTAATTTATTAAGAGTGCCACCTaaagcagaattatacccttcttaGCCCACTGAGTTCACAGAAGGATATCATTTTGCTTATGATGGCACTGCTGGTCTTGCCTCTTTATCCTTTTCTCCTTGGTTaatgtttaattcaatttataccccaccctccccaccatggtgggctcagggcagcttacatgacaAAATGTGGGTTCAAACAATCAGAGTTTATAGGAAACCAGCATTTTCTGAGTCCATAAAGCACTCATCAGGCATTAGCTGCATCTTCATATATAGCGATATTACTCTGAAGTAAAAGAAGCCACTGGCTTTAGGTTGCATGAGAAGGATACCTACTTCACTGCCAGATGCTTGATATAATGCACTGGCAATCAACTCAGGATATAAGGTCATTTTTTGCACTGCATTCATGGTCTTCAATGACAGAGTTCTGTTATCCCGGGTAAGTTCATACACACCTAAGGATAAGGAAAAGAGATGCATCATTTAAGAAATTGTTAGTGGCCAAGAACTATTATGCTTTGCAGGCTAAGTTCATGACTATACGACTTCTTTCCATGGATTGGAATTTTAGACATAATTCAAAATGTAAACAATAACATGATCTGTAAGAAACTGCTAGATGCTATCATAGTTCACAATGAACATGGAAGGTAACATTACGCTGATTCACATCTCCTCATTTGAAGAACTAGATCTTTAAGGTTCCGGAAAGATGTCAATAAGCTGGAAGAAGTCCAGCATAGGGCAACAATGCTGATGAAGGGtttggagaccatgtcctataaGGGAGACTGAAGGAGCTAGGAATCTTGGCGTTGGAGAAGATAAATTTGTGAGGTGAAATGGCTGCCACCCTCTGATACCTAAAGGGATGCCACGAGGAGGATGGGACAGATATGTTTTCAGTCATATTGGATGACTCAGTTGGACTAATAGATATCAACTACAGCACAATAGGTTTTATCTAAATTTAAGGGAAAGGGTGAGATGTCTTCAACACTAAATAGTCTCCCTAGTGAGGTGGTGGATTCTTCATTGCTGGAGGTTTCTAAGTGTCGATTGGATACCTACTTGTTGGGGATATTATAGCTGTTaatcaggggttggactagatgaccctggtgatcTCTTCTAACTCTGAgattaaattaaataaaaggtACTTCCTTCTAGGTCTTTCTTTGAATCTTCAAGATAAATTTGATAGAAAATCTAGGAACTGAACAAAATGTGGTATTTGGTGCAgtgtaagtttggtgtagtggttaagtgtgtggactcttatctgggaaaactgggtttgattccccactcctccacttgcacctgctgagatggccttgggttagccatagctctggcagaggttgtccttgaaaggacagttgctgtgagagccctctcagccccacccacctcacaggatgtctgttgtggggggagaggatatgggagattgtaagccgctctgtctcagattcagagagaagggcggggtataactctgcaATTCTCATTCTTCAAACATAAGAGGTGCAAAGTAGTACAAGGAAGAGATGATATAGGGCCTCCCGCCAGGGCTAGTTCAAGCTTTTGACAGACAGTGGTCAGGGTCCACCCATCCCTCCTGTGCTCATGACCCTGCTCACATTTCCCTTCCTACCCCCACCCACCTGTGCCTCTATCCCCTGCCTGTTCATGACCCCCCACAGCCATCAGCATGCACTTTCCTCAGTGGCACTGGCAGGTGTGTGTAGCTGGGAACCCCTCTGCTGCAGCTGTCACCATCCATACACTCTTCCCTGGTGACGCTAGGCAGTCCAAACAGCTAGGAGCACAGGAGGTAGAGTGTTTGTATGCGCATGGACAAGGGAAAGGTATGCAGACTGGGGGCAGAAGCACATGGGTGGAAGCAATTGGCTGTAGGCCCCGCCAGAAGCTCGGGGCAGATATCCCACTTCAGGGCATGCTGATGCTGGTCCTGACTTCTACGTAGGCAATGGAGCCTGCAGCTTCTGTTAGTGTAGTACAAGCTTTGCTGtgaacaaacaaagctgccttatactattAAAGCTGTCTTAAACCATTAGCCCACCTAGCTCAGTAAAACACACTCTGAATGGCAGTGGGTGTCAGGCAGAGAAATACCTTTCCTGTAGATACCAAGGACtgaacctaggatcttctgcatgcaaagcattcaccctaccactgagccatggttctTCGTCTCCCATGCCTGTCTGTAAAATCTAAGCCCTTACCTGCACTTTGATGAGCTTCGGTCTTTATGACAGCAGGCAGAAACAGAGGGAAAAGCACCATGGGACCTTTAATTACTACTGTTTAAGTCTCATCACTGAGAACCTGGCTCTCAGCATGTAGCAAGGTGCATTTGTCTTACCTCTTTCAAAGGAAGGTGCCTTTAACAATTCCTTATAAAATGAGTAGTAAACAGCACTATCGCCCTGAAAGGTGATTTCTCGCTCAAGCTCCTAagaaaaaagcacacacacacacacaaaaaaaagttaTGCTCATTTActttaatttgtttcttttttaaaaaataggagaTGCTACTATATTTTGCTTTTAGAAAGACAACATTTCTAGCAAAACACGGGCAAAATGGATTTCAGTCTTTTCCAGTTAGTTGCAGCTTCCCAGAAACACTTTTCCAGGTTCTTTTACTTTTAGAGGGCCAGGAAGTGAAAATGGGTCCTTCTATAAAGCATAGGTCCCCAGACTATTTACAAAGCCCTTCATAACCTTGGACCTTCCTATCTGTAAGACTGCCTCTCCTGCTATGCTCCATCATGTCAACTTTGCTCATCTGAATAGGGCCTTCCAGAGGTGCCATCCTGCAAAAGGCCAAgaccaacagctgccttctctgTAGTGTCCCCCAACCTTATGGAACGGCGGGCCTGCGGGGAAGGTTCCCATCCTTGGCTTTCTGTAAACCATTAGAACTgctcaggagggtttttttttttttaaagataaaggaTTAGGGATGAATTATAACACTACGCTTCAAGATGTTTCAGCACAGGGAACAAGACTGTGCCATATACTACTAATATTATCTGCTGCTGTATATTTTTATCTTGTTCTTACTGTATTACATCTTGGCAGCCTTTAATCAGGTATTTAAATTTAGTGGTAGAGTAATGCATAAAGTAGCACGGGTTTGTTCGTCAGAAATGAATGTATTCTAGCTATGTTTAATCTGAATATCATTCTGCACAATTATAATTTTTGTAATGTATTACAATGGAAAATATAAGATTTTCAAATCTATATATAAGTAATACCATTTATTGCACTGTTtaaacaagggtgtcaaacatgcgtcaaacacaattaaagggtttttttaaccctttgtgtttgcctgtgtcctttataaagtttatgtctctgctacctaaacttaaataggtgcacacaatgcccaatccaacatgacccggcccaatatggcctggcccgacaaggtctcatttacgtcagatttggcccatgtaacaaatgagtttgatgcccctggtTTAAAGTGACATGTTTAATACTTGTGCCTTATTTCAAATTTCTGCAATCAGTTGAAGTC
Above is a window of Heteronotia binoei isolate CCM8104 ecotype False Entrance Well chromosome 7, APGP_CSIRO_Hbin_v1, whole genome shotgun sequence DNA encoding:
- the LOC132574784 gene encoding putative ribosomal protein eL39-like 5, producing MYAHLSFGTNPNNSMPLFLSSAVTGCAVFAKFSHKTFKIKQFLAKKRKQNRLIPQWIRMKTGNKIRYNSKRRHWRTTKLGL